The sequence AGCAGCCCGTCACCTCGTCGCCGTGTGCGTGTGCCTGCAAGGGCGGCGAAGCGCCCCTTCCCGGTGCGCAAGAAGAGTCTGTCGCTCAGCAGGACCTTGACCTCACCTTCGTGGACCAGACGGTCGCCGAGCTTGGCACCGGTCCCGAGGTCCTGATCGCGATTCTGCACGCCCTGCAGCAGCACTATCGTTACCTCCCCGAGGCCGCCCTGCGTCGTGTGTGCGAGCTGACCGAGATCACTCCGGCGGCCATCGCGGGCGTCTCCACCTTCTACCACAAGTTCCGCCATCGCCCTGTCGGCAAGCACCTCATCAGCGTCTGCCACGGCACTGCCTGCCACGTCAAGGGTGCGCCCTTGGTCTCCGAAGCACTCCGCCGACATCTCGAAGTTGAGGGCGAGGAGGATACGACCGCCGACGGCCTCTTCACGCTTCAGCGTGTGGACTGCCTAGGTTGCTGTACGCTGGCTCCGGTGGTGCAGATCGACGGGATAACCTACGGTCACGTGACCCCGGATGGCGTCGGGCAGGTAGTGACGGACTTCCTGGAGTTGCATCGCCGGGGCGGGCTGGCAGAGTCGGAACCCGGCGCCGACGCAGACACCGACGGTCTGGCGCAGATCCGCATCGGTGTGGGGTCCTGTTGCATTGCCGGCGGCAGCCTGGATGTCCGTCAGGCGCTCGAAGAGGCCGTCAAGGAAGTCGGCGCGGCCGCCGTAGTCATGCCGGTGGGATGCGTCGGGATGTGCCACCAGACCCCGCTGGTCGAGGTGCTGATCCCGGGGCAGCCGCCTGCGACCTACGCGAGGATGCGCGCTGCGGATGCGGCGGCGGTGATCCGGCGGCACTTCGAGCCCAAAGGCCTTGTACGCAAGGTCAGGACCGCGCTGAACACGGCGCTGGAGAAGCTGCTGACCGATGAAGCCTGGGAGCCGGTCACCCGCTATGCCCTGGACGTCCGTGATGGCCCCGTCTGCGCCTTCCTGGGCCCGCAGCATCATCTCGCCACCGAGCTTTACGGGACCGTCGGCCCGCTCGACCTGGAGGCCTACCTGGAGCATGAGGGCTTCGCCGCACTCCGCACCTGCCTGACCAGGCTGCAGCCGGAGCAGGTGATCGAGGTCATCAGTGACTCGGGCCTGCGCGGGCGGGGAGGAGCGGGATTCCCCACCGGTCGGAAGTGGGAGTTCGTTCGTGCGGCTGAGGGCGAACCGAAGTACGTCATCTGCAATGGTGACGAGGGCGACCCCGGAGCCTTCATGGACCGGATGCTTCTCGAGTCCTATCCCTTCCGCGTGCTGGAGGGGCTTGCGATCGCCGCCTATGCCGTGGGTGCGAGCGAGGGCGTGCTGTACATCCGCAATGAATACCCACTGGCCGTGCGCCGGGTGCGCGAGGCCATCCAGAGGTGTGAGGAGCGCGGGATCCTCGGCGACCACATCCTCGGGACGGAGTTCAGTCTGCGGCTGCGGATCATGGAGGGCGCGGGTGCCTTCGTATGCGGCGAGGAGACCGGGCTGCTGGCCTCGGTGGAGGGACGTCGCGGGACTCCA is a genomic window of Armatimonadia bacterium containing:
- a CDS encoding NAD(P)H-dependent oxidoreductase subunit E, with the translated sequence MTIPAPETADDAQNAGDQIAEAPETLVAEQPVTSSPCACACKGGEAPLPGAQEESVAQQDLDLTFVDQTVAELGTGPEVLIAILHALQQHYRYLPEAALRRVCELTEITPAAIAGVSTFYHKFRHRPVGKHLISVCHGTACHVKGAPLVSEALRRHLEVEGEEDTTADGLFTLQRVDCLGCCTLAPVVQIDGITYGHVTPDGVGQVVTDFLELHRRGGLAESEPGADADTDGLAQIRIGVGSCCIAGGSLDVRQALEEAVKEVGAAAVVMPVGCVGMCHQTPLVEVLIPGQPPATYARMRAADAAAVIRRHFEPKGLVRKVRTALNTALEKLLTDEAWEPVTRYALDVRDGPVCAFLGPQHHLATELYGTVGPLDLEAYLEHEGFAALRTCLTRLQPEQVIEVISDSGLRGRGGAGFPTGRKWEFVRAAEGEPKYVICNGDEGDPGAFMDRMLLESYPFRVLEGLAIAAYAVGASEGVLYIRNEYPLAVRRVREAIQRCEERGILGDHILGTEFSLRLRIMEGAGAFVCGEETGLLASVEGRRGTPRLRPPFPAQHGLWGCPTLVNNVETLALVGWIVRNGPEAFAKLGTEHSKGTKVFSLTGKVQRGGLIEVPMGISLRRIVEEIGGGVGEGRRFKAVQIGGPSGGCIPAELSDTPVDYEALIGAGAIMGSGGLVVMDDRDCMVDVARYFLEFTQRESCGKCTFCRIGTRRMLDLLDRMCTGHGRPGDLEKLEELALWVKRGSLCGLGQTAPNPVLTTLRYYRSEYEAHLNGKCPAGKCKALIAYRINDKCIGCTKCAQRCPADAIELTPYRKHVVDEAKCIRCDTCRQVCPVDAVEVV